The following coding sequences lie in one Gloeomargarita sp. SKYB120 genomic window:
- a CDS encoding GIY-YIG nuclease family protein — MTKPEQINLFDGQQWRAMSAPGVYRTGLPPLDWSLEQLQDWKQAIIRYQQNQTVFIQGDFWTQHTSATLPLIDPFTLGSESDRFFRFPSRFHQGDPCIYFVLDRAAPLILYIGETVNSRQRWQGHHDCKTYLRHYLNAHRRYGLTTQICWTFYWEVPWQTRPRKQLEQALIQQWLPPFNQESWSRWGAPWRIHYQATRD; from the coding sequence ATGACCAAACCTGAGCAAATCAACCTATTTGATGGACAGCAATGGCGGGCGATGAGCGCTCCCGGGGTTTATCGCACGGGTCTGCCCCCGCTGGACTGGTCGCTGGAACAATTACAGGATTGGAAGCAGGCCATTATCCGTTATCAACAGAACCAAACTGTTTTCATTCAGGGCGATTTCTGGACGCAGCACACGAGTGCGACCTTGCCTTTGATTGACCCCTTTACACTGGGTAGTGAAAGCGACCGTTTTTTCCGTTTCCCCAGCCGTTTTCATCAAGGCGACCCCTGCATTTATTTCGTCCTAGACCGGGCAGCGCCCCTGATTCTGTATATCGGCGAGACGGTGAATAGTCGTCAACGCTGGCAAGGACATCACGATTGCAAGACGTATTTGCGCCACTACTTGAACGCTCACCGGCGCTACGGATTGACCACCCAAATTTGCTGGACCTTTTATTGGGAAGTGCCCTGGCAAACCCGCCCCCGCAAGCAACTGGAACAAGCCCTGATCCAGCAGTGGTTGCCCCCCTTTAACCAAGAAAGCTGGTCGCGGTGGGGAGCGCCTTGGCGAATTCATTATCAGGCGACGCGGGACTAG
- a CDS encoding class I SAM-dependent methyltransferase gives MTAPVLTPDQRRKLDERDDALFYQMPRLVTHVDDGFIQQLTQLYRERLTPGGCILDLMSSWVSHLPPEMDFAEVVGHGMNAEELARNPRLTRYFVQNLNRDLRLPLADHSFDAVLNAVSVQYLQYPEAIFAEIHRVLKPGGIAIVSFSNRMFYQKAIQAWRDATDEMRIELVKRYFQAVPGFGEIEVIARRPVSVNLALAWLGLGAGDPFYAVLARKVG, from the coding sequence ATGACAGCCCCCGTTCTGACGCCTGACCAGCGGCGCAAGTTGGATGAGCGCGACGATGCCCTGTTCTACCAGATGCCCCGGTTGGTGACCCACGTTGATGACGGGTTTATCCAGCAATTGACGCAACTGTACCGAGAGCGCCTGACGCCGGGGGGCTGCATTCTCGACCTGATGAGCAGTTGGGTGTCCCACTTGCCGCCGGAGATGGACTTTGCTGAAGTGGTGGGGCATGGGATGAACGCCGAAGAACTGGCCCGCAACCCCCGCCTGACTCGCTATTTTGTCCAGAATTTAAACCGGGACCTGCGATTGCCCCTAGCTGACCACAGCTTTGATGCTGTGCTGAACGCAGTCTCGGTGCAGTATTTGCAGTACCCAGAAGCCATCTTTGCCGAAATCCATCGCGTGCTGAAGCCCGGCGGCATCGCCATCGTCAGTTTTTCCAACCGGATGTTTTATCAAAAGGCCATCCAAGCCTGGCGGGATGCCACCGACGAGATGCGTATTGAACTGGTGAAACGCTATTTTCAAGCAGTGCCCGGTTTTGGCGAGATAGAAGTGATTGCCCGCCGACCTGTCTCCGTCAACCTGGCCCTGGCGTGGCTGGGTCTGGGTGCAGGCGACCCGTTCTACGCGGTATTGGCCCGCAAGGTGGGTTAG
- a CDS encoding SPFH domain-containing protein has protein sequence MALLVFNVFRGQFIDVIEWLDKTNTTLVYRFERFNNEIKQGAKLIVRPGQMAVFVNEGQVADVFSEGTYELYTRNLPILSTLKAWPHGFNSPFKAEVYFFSTRNFTNLKWGTQNPITLRDADFGPVRVRAFGTYAMRITDPRKMLEQLVSTDGLFQVDEISNQIRNEIVSSFASWLGRSQIPVLDLAAQYRDLGNKIRAEIQPDLERWGIELTQLLIENISLPPEVEKVLDKRASMGILGNMQQYAQFQAANAIETMAQKPGSSHPAVDWGMGLAMGQQIAQNLQPQNVPQPPPPPTVAQWHLSRNGQTFGPFSLEQLLQQGLTPDTYVWRAGMSGWVKAAEVPELASRFSQMPPPPPPA, from the coding sequence ATGGCGTTGTTAGTCTTCAACGTTTTTCGCGGGCAATTTATTGACGTTATTGAGTGGCTGGACAAGACTAATACCACCTTGGTCTATCGGTTCGAGCGCTTCAATAACGAAATCAAACAGGGTGCCAAGTTGATAGTCCGGCCTGGCCAGATGGCGGTGTTTGTCAACGAAGGCCAAGTTGCCGATGTATTTTCCGAAGGGACGTATGAGCTTTACACCCGCAATTTGCCTATCTTAAGCACGCTCAAAGCCTGGCCCCACGGATTTAATTCCCCCTTCAAAGCCGAGGTTTATTTCTTTAGCACCCGCAACTTCACGAATTTGAAATGGGGGACGCAAAACCCCATCACGCTGCGGGATGCGGACTTTGGGCCAGTGCGGGTGCGAGCGTTTGGGACCTATGCCATGCGCATTACCGACCCCCGCAAAATGCTGGAGCAATTGGTGAGCACTGATGGTCTGTTCCAGGTGGATGAAATTAGCAATCAAATTCGCAATGAGATTGTTTCCAGCTTTGCGTCGTGGTTGGGGCGTAGTCAGATTCCGGTGCTGGATTTGGCGGCGCAATATCGGGATTTGGGCAATAAAATTCGCGCGGAAATTCAACCAGATTTGGAGCGCTGGGGGATTGAGTTAACCCAGTTGCTAATCGAAAACATTTCCCTGCCGCCGGAAGTGGAAAAGGTGCTGGACAAGCGAGCTTCGATGGGGATTCTGGGGAATATGCAGCAGTACGCCCAGTTCCAGGCGGCCAATGCGATAGAGACCATGGCGCAAAAACCTGGTAGTAGTCACCCAGCCGTGGATTGGGGCATGGGCCTGGCGATGGGACAGCAGATTGCTCAGAATTTACAGCCCCAGAATGTCCCCCAACCGCCGCCCCCACCTACGGTTGCCCAGTGGCATTTGTCCCGCAATGGTCAGACCTTTGGGCCATTTTCCCTAGAGCAGTTGCTGCAACAGGGATTGACACCCGATACCTACGTGTGGAGAGCAGGCATGTCAGGGTGGGTCAAAGCGGCTGAAGTTCCCGAATTGGCCAGTCGTTTCTCCCAGATGCCGCCCCCACCGCCGCCGGCGTGA
- a CDS encoding mannose-1-phosphate guanyltransferase, giving the protein MIRAVLMAGGAGTRLRPLTCDLPKPLLPVLNRPILEHTLAWLRGHGLTECIVTLHYLPDTVQSYFQDGRDWGVRLSYAVEELRPLGTAGSVRQVLSLLPETFVVVSGDVITDINLQAAIHFHRQRGAKLTVMLTHVPDPAEFGVVITDSEGRIVRLLEKPTPGEVFSDTVNIGAYIVEPEALTYLAPDQPADFAQDVLPYLLAQGEPVYGFVAKGYWCDVGNLDRYRQVQWDALTGKVHLSPAYRQVQNGLWLGEQVRLDPSVTWEAPVLIGHNCRLGPGVRLGPGTVIGDNVIVEAQADLKRAIVLNGVMVGEESHLRACVVGRGSRIGPRAQVLEGAVLGHLCQVGEEALVQERCRVWPGKYIEPGATVNTNLIWGTGARRHLFGVRGVSGLANVDITPELAMRLGAAFGSCLPPGANVQVSRDQRKVSRMISRSVIAGLMSVGVQVQNLEATAIPISRLVARTSHVEGGIHVRLDPDHPGHVLIEFLDAQGLNIPPALEKKIEATLVREEFRRAALADIGDMVIPARVVDLYCDAFEGQLQVEAIRQSRAKVVVDYAHGVSGAILPELLVRYGCDPLVLNASLRQTPLTAEEREASLQQLGRVVEAVRAQLGVQIWANGERLVLVDETGQAIQGSRLTAVVMELVLAGQPRGMVAVPVTTSSLVEQIARYHEGHVIRTKANPTALMRTCQEKPRILCAGSGELGFIFPQLHPGFDAMFTTAKLLELLTVQERSLAQINAHLPQVFWKSQTIHCPWRLKGAWMRHLVETHTPDLLDLTDGVRIFPQGYDPDHWVLFLPDATEPQLHFVVNGLEREWVTHWGQEYRQRLQQFMEQHHA; this is encoded by the coding sequence ATGATCCGGGCGGTGTTGATGGCGGGCGGGGCTGGGACGCGCTTGCGGCCGTTGACCTGTGATCTCCCCAAGCCCTTGCTGCCGGTATTGAATCGCCCCATTTTGGAGCACACGCTGGCCTGGTTGCGGGGGCACGGTCTAACGGAATGCATCGTCACATTGCACTACTTGCCGGATACGGTGCAGTCCTATTTTCAGGATGGCCGCGACTGGGGCGTGCGCTTGTCCTACGCGGTGGAGGAACTGCGTCCCCTGGGTACGGCGGGGTCAGTGCGCCAGGTTTTGTCTCTGCTGCCGGAAACCTTTGTAGTGGTCAGCGGCGATGTGATTACGGACATCAATTTGCAGGCGGCCATTCATTTTCACCGGCAACGGGGCGCCAAACTCACGGTCATGCTCACCCATGTCCCGGACCCAGCCGAATTTGGGGTGGTGATTACCGACAGCGAGGGGCGGATTGTGCGCTTGCTGGAAAAACCAACGCCGGGGGAAGTCTTTTCCGACACCGTGAACATCGGCGCTTACATTGTGGAACCGGAGGCGCTCACCTACCTGGCCCCTGACCAGCCCGCTGACTTTGCCCAGGACGTGCTGCCCTATTTGCTGGCCCAAGGGGAACCGGTGTACGGGTTTGTGGCCAAAGGGTACTGGTGCGACGTGGGCAATCTGGACCGCTACCGCCAGGTGCAGTGGGATGCGCTCACCGGCAAGGTGCATTTGTCGCCAGCGTACCGGCAAGTGCAAAACGGCTTGTGGCTGGGGGAACAGGTGCGCCTGGACCCGTCGGTGACCTGGGAAGCGCCAGTGCTGATTGGGCACAACTGCCGCCTGGGGCCAGGGGTGCGCTTGGGGCCGGGGACTGTGATTGGCGACAACGTGATTGTCGAAGCCCAGGCGGACTTGAAGCGGGCCATTGTGCTCAACGGCGTGATGGTGGGGGAAGAAAGTCACCTGCGGGCCTGTGTAGTGGGGCGGGGCAGTCGCATCGGGCCGCGCGCGCAGGTACTGGAAGGAGCAGTGCTGGGGCATCTGTGCCAGGTCGGGGAAGAAGCCTTGGTGCAGGAACGCTGCCGGGTTTGGCCGGGCAAGTACATCGAGCCAGGGGCCACCGTCAACACCAATCTCATCTGGGGCACGGGGGCGCGACGGCATCTGTTTGGCGTGCGGGGTGTCTCCGGCCTGGCCAATGTGGACATTACCCCTGAACTGGCGATGCGGTTAGGAGCCGCGTTTGGGTCCTGTTTACCGCCAGGGGCCAACGTCCAGGTCTCCCGCGACCAGCGCAAGGTTTCTCGGATGATTTCCCGCTCGGTGATTGCCGGGTTGATGTCGGTGGGGGTACAGGTGCAAAACCTGGAGGCGACCGCCATCCCCATCAGCCGCCTGGTGGCCCGGACATCCCACGTCGAGGGAGGCATCCACGTGCGGCTGGACCCCGACCACCCTGGTCATGTGTTGATTGAGTTTTTGGATGCCCAGGGGCTGAACATTCCACCGGCGCTGGAGAAAAAAATCGAAGCCACCCTGGTGCGGGAGGAGTTTCGGCGGGCGGCGCTAGCGGATATTGGCGATATGGTGATTCCGGCGCGGGTGGTGGACCTGTACTGCGACGCCTTTGAGGGGCAACTCCAGGTGGAGGCCATCCGGCAATCGCGGGCCAAGGTGGTGGTGGACTACGCGCACGGGGTTTCGGGGGCCATCCTGCCGGAACTGCTGGTGCGGTACGGGTGCGACCCCCTGGTGCTCAACGCCAGTTTGCGACAAACGCCCCTGACCGCCGAGGAACGGGAAGCGTCACTCCAGCAATTGGGGCGCGTGGTGGAAGCGGTGCGGGCGCAGCTGGGGGTGCAGATTTGGGCCAACGGGGAGCGGCTGGTGCTGGTGGATGAAACGGGCCAAGCCATCCAGGGGTCGCGGTTGACGGCAGTGGTGATGGAACTCGTGCTAGCGGGACAACCCCGGGGCATGGTGGCCGTGCCGGTGACCACCAGCAGTCTTGTTGAGCAAATTGCTCGTTACCACGAAGGCCACGTCATTCGCACCAAAGCCAACCCGACGGCCCTGATGCGTACCTGTCAAGAAAAACCGCGCATTTTGTGTGCTGGCAGCGGCGAATTGGGCTTTATCTTTCCGCAATTGCACCCTGGATTTGACGCCATGTTCACCACCGCCAAATTGCTGGAATTGCTCACCGTCCAGGAGCGGTCGCTCGCCCAAATCAACGCCCATTTGCCCCAGGTGTTTTGGAAATCCCAAACCATTCATTGTCCGTGGCGGTTGAAGGGGGCCTGGATGCGTCATCTGGTGGAAACCCACACGCCTGACCTGCTGGATTTAACCGACGGCGTGCGCATTTTTCCCCAGGGTTACGACCCGGATCATTGGGTGTTATTTCTCCCCGACGCCACCGAACCCCAACTGCACTTTGTGGTCAACGGTTTAGAGCGGGAATGGGTGACCCATTGGGGCCAGGAATATCGCCAGCGGTTGCAGCAATTCATGGAACAACACCACGCCTAG